GGATGCCGCCGATCTCGACAAAGTCCCCGGTTCGAATGCCAGTCGGAACGCGAATCTGCGTGCCGTTGACGAATGTGCCATTCGTCGAGCGCAGGTCGGTGACCCACCAACGATCCTGCTCCCAGCTGAGCTGGGCATGCTCGGAAGAAATAAACGAGCTTTCGACGTGGATCGTTGCCCTCGGATGCCGGCCAATGACAGATACGGGCTCGAGGTCAAACACTTCACCGCGGCGCAGATTCGACTCCCCGGGTTCGGCAACCATCAGCGCGCCGATCGGCGCGGGCACGCCCGCAACGGGTTCTCCCCGGGTTGCGAGGGCACGCAGCTCGCGGGACACGACGCGAATGACCTGGTAGACGAAGAAATACAGGAGGAAGATGAACACAACCCGCAACAGCAGGACGAACCATTCAAATGGCAGCTCAGAAACCAACGATTGATGACCTCACCGGCGCGGCAACTTCAGTCGCGGCTCATGCCGCTGGACGGCGTCGAATAGGGCAGAAGCTCCATCGCGACGGTCCCGAAGGTAATCATATCGCCGTCACGGAGGCGGGCTGTCGCGATCGGCCGGCCATTCACCTGTGTCCCGTTCGTGCTCTCCAGGTCCCGCAGCTCGTAGACACCATCGCGCACCTCGATCTGCGCGTGGTGGCGCGATACCTCGGCGGCATCGATGACGACGTCATTGTCGAGCGCGCGGCCGATCTGGATCAACGGTCGACGAAGGATCACTGTCTCTCCGGAGTGGTTACCGCCCGTGAAGCGAAGGAGCTTCGGCGGCACATCTCCCGCCGCGCGAATCACGCGATAGACCTCGGTTCGCTGGATCTCATCCTGAGCGACGCGATCGAGGCCCGGAAGTTCCGCGATGCTTGCATCCACCCGGATCTGGCGACGGACAACGGCGTCTTCGCCGAAGATCTGAACCCGGACGAGGTCGATAAACCGGTAATCGCGCCGATCTGCCTGGTCGATGAGCCACTCCTCCATCTGATGACAGAGGGCAGGGACGAAATCGGCGAACATGACCATGTCAAGCGGGTTCATGCTGACGCGGTAGTCGTTCGGCACGATCATGCCGTCGACCGAGGCGACCTTACGACTCTCCATCGCCCGCTCCAGCCGACGGCCGATTTCGGCCGGCTGAATCGCTGGGCGGAAAATTCGCCCGACCGTGCCCTCGACCACGTGCTCGAAGAAATTCTCGAACTTGTCGAGAGCAGTCATGCGCTTGAGGCTCCGAATGCTGTCAGGCAAATACCAGGACCCTGCGGCTGAGCCGCGCCCCGATTATAGGAGCCGCGTTTCAGGCTGGTCAAACCCGGGGGTGGCGGCAACTTGAGCGAGCGGGAAACGATCGGCGCCTGCCCGCGTCAGAACCCACCGCCCAAGCGCGTAGAACGCGTAGACCTCCAGGCCGAACGGCAGGTAGCCGCCATAGCCCAGGATCGGCATCTCGAAGATGTGCAGCCAGCCGACGTGAGGGATATCGTAGGTCCACTTGGGCATCGCCCGGATGTTCCACATCTCCCAGAAGAAGCCGCAGATGAGCGTGCCGAGGCCCAGGTTGAGTACGATCGACCAGTCG
The Thermomicrobiales bacterium genome window above contains:
- a CDS encoding FHA domain-containing protein, with translation MVSELPFEWFVLLLRVVFIFLLYFFVYQVIRVVSRELRALATRGEPVAGVPAPIGALMVAEPGESNLRRGEVFDLEPVSVIGRHPRATIHVESSFISSEHAQLSWEQDRWWVTDLRSTNGTFVNGTQIRVPTGIRTGDFVEIGGIRFQLVP
- a CDS encoding DUF3662 and FHA domain-containing protein, which gives rise to MTALDKFENFFEHVVEGTVGRIFRPAIQPAEIGRRLERAMESRKVASVDGMIVPNDYRVSMNPLDMVMFADFVPALCHQMEEWLIDQADRRDYRFIDLVRVQIFGEDAVVRRQIRVDASIAELPGLDRVAQDEIQRTEVYRVIRAAGDVPPKLLRFTGGNHSGETVILRRPLIQIGRALDNDVVIDAAEVSRHHAQIEVRDGVYELRDLESTNGTQVNGRPIATARLRDGDMITFGTVAMELLPYSTPSSGMSRD